A genomic segment from Phragmites australis chromosome 6, lpPhrAust1.1, whole genome shotgun sequence encodes:
- the LOC133922035 gene encoding protein FANTASTIC FOUR 3-like, with translation MVAPACAYGYERSRTPLMPATQTLMGSAAPTAPPPPPLPKAPPSLILPHHLGLCTEGLGSESSGDVDLGDVADDVGQALPCKRQCRGNNDEKIMVSTLARTTSGRVFPPPISVIGAGGKPWLYLRPHRGDGRLVLREVRIPSQELLQARREDGRFKLHFTHPEEEFQLADDHPCQGQELADAMVREREQKENE, from the coding sequence ATGGTTGCGCCGGCGTGCGCCTATGGCTATGAGAGGAGCCGGACGCCGCTGATGCCGGCGACGCAGACTCTTATGGGCTCGGCCGCGCCaacggcgcctcctcctcctcctctgccaaAGGCACCGCCGTCTCTGATCTTGCCTCACCACCTCGGCCTCTGCACCGAGGGCCTCGGCTCCGAGAGCTCAGGCGACGTCGATCTTGGCGATGTCGCCGATGACGTCGGGCAGGCCCTGCCGTGCAAGAGGCAGTGCCGTGGCAATAATGATGAAAAGATTATGGTGTCAACGCTGGCGAGGACGACGAGCGGGAGGGTGTTCCCGCCGCCGATCTCGGTGATCGGGGCCGGAGGGAAGCCGTGGCTCTACCTCCGGCCGCACCGCGGGGACGGCCGGCTGGTGCTGCGGGAGGTCAGGATACCATCCCAGGAGCTGCTCCAGGCGCGCCGAGAGGACGGCCGGTTCAAGCTCCACTTCACGCATCCGGAAGAAGAATTTCAACTAGCAGATGATCATCCGTGCCAAGGGCAAGAACTAGCAGATGCGATGGTGCGAGAGCGAGAGCAAAAGGAGAATGAATAG
- the LOC133922034 gene encoding N-carbamoylputrescine amidase-like has protein sequence MAGGGAAGRKVAVAAVQFACTDVEADNVATAERLIREAHKKGANIVLIQELFEGHYFCQAQRMDFFRRAKPYNDNPTIIRMQKLAKELDIVIPVSFFEETNNAHYNSVAIIDADGTDLGLYRKSHIPDGPGYQEKYYFNPGDTGFKAFKTKYATIGVGICWDQWFPECARAMVLQGAELLFYPTAIGSEPQDGNLDSREHWKRVMQGHAGANLVPLVASNRIGRETVETEHGKSTITFYGNSFIAGPTGEIVKLANDKDEEVIVAEFDLDEIKSTRHGWGIFRDRRPDLYKVLLTLDGEKSS, from the exons ATGGCTGGGGGCGGCGCCGCGGGGAGGAAGGTGGCCGTCGCCGCCGTGCAGTTCGCCTGCACCGACGTCGAGGCCGACAACGTCGCCACCGCCGAGAG GTTGATTAGGGAAGCTCATAAGAAAGGAGCAAACATTGTACTCATTCAG GAATTATTTGAGGGGCACTATTTCTGTCAAGCTCAAAGGATGGATTTCTTTCGGCGCGCTAAGCCTTATAATGACAACCCAACTATTATAAG GATGCAAAAGCTTGCAAAGGAGTTGGATATTGTAATACCTGTCAGTTTTTTTGAGGAAACAAACAATGCCCATTACAATTCTGTGGCCATTATTGATGCTGACGGCACTGATCTTGGTCTATACCGCAAATCACACATTCCAGATGGACCAG GTTATCAAGAGAAATATTATTTCAACCCGGGTGACACTGGTTTTAAG GCTTTCAAAACCAAGTATGCGACAATTGGTGTTG GAATTTGCTGGGATCAGTGGTTCCCGGAGTGTGCAAGGGCTATGGTGCTTCAGGGAGCTGAACTACTATTCTACCCCACTGCAATTGGATCTGAACCCCAGGATGGTAACCTGGATTCCCGTGAACATTGGAAGCGTGTCATGCAAGGCCATGCTGGTGCTAACTTG GTCCCCCTTGTTGCTTCTAACAGGATAGGCAGAGAAACTGTTGAGACCGAGCATGGCAAGAGCACTATAACCTTCTATGGGAATTCATTCATTGCAG GGCCAACTGGAGAAATCGTGAAGCTTGCAAATGACAAAGACGAGGAAGTTATTGTAGCAGAGTTTGACTTGGACGAGATCAAGTCGACCAGACACGGTTGGGGGATATTCAGGGACAGGCGCCCTGACCTATATAAGGTGCTACTGACGTTGGATGGAGAGAAATCGTCGTAA